In Acidobacteriota bacterium, a single window of DNA contains:
- a CDS encoding LysR family transcriptional regulator, translating into MEVHQLRYFCAVAESGNFTRAAEATRVSQPSLSQQIHKLEDELGAKLFDRLPRSARLTQFGRAFLPKAQAILRQIGEARVEIREMASAESGEVVLGAIPTIAPYLLPPMLSSFARQHPSVSVSVVEEITPTLLERLHKGTIDLALLALPVLGDELICNELMQEWLYAVLPEKHSLASRRSLTLDNLRDESFLLLKEGHCFRENALQACRQSRINPKVVFESGQFATILAMVSAGMGVSVVPQMAVSVTPGCRFVKISDKRSQRRIGVVRLKYRYPTRAQVALLEHLRRRAVSKRQ; encoded by the coding sequence ATGGAAGTTCATCAACTTCGTTATTTTTGTGCGGTTGCTGAATCCGGCAACTTCACGCGCGCTGCAGAGGCGACGCGAGTCTCTCAGCCCTCGCTCTCACAGCAGATTCACAAACTCGAAGATGAACTTGGAGCGAAGCTCTTTGACCGCCTGCCGCGATCGGCGCGTCTAACCCAATTCGGTCGGGCCTTTCTTCCAAAAGCTCAGGCCATTCTGCGGCAGATTGGCGAAGCTCGTGTCGAGATTCGAGAGATGGCCAGCGCAGAGAGTGGAGAAGTCGTGCTGGGAGCGATCCCAACCATTGCGCCGTATCTGCTTCCGCCGATGCTGAGCAGCTTCGCGCGTCAGCACCCCAGCGTTTCCGTCAGCGTAGTGGAGGAGATTACACCGACGCTGCTGGAACGTTTGCACAAAGGAACAATCGATCTGGCATTGCTGGCGCTGCCAGTCTTAGGCGACGAGTTGATTTGCAACGAGTTGATGCAGGAGTGGCTATACGCTGTTTTGCCGGAGAAGCATTCATTAGCAAGCCGACGCTCACTTACGCTTGATAATCTGCGAGACGAGTCATTCCTCTTGCTCAAGGAAGGACATTGCTTCCGTGAGAACGCGCTACAGGCGTGCCGTCAATCTCGGATCAATCCCAAAGTGGTCTTCGAGAGCGGGCAGTTCGCGACGATTCTTGCGATGGTTTCGGCTGGGATGGGAGTCTCAGTTGTCCCGCAGATGGCGGTGAGCGTTACGCCTGGCTGCCGATTCGTCAAGATCAGCGACAAGCGCAGCCAGCGACGCATTGGCGTTGTGCGCCTGAAGTATCGATATCCCACGAGGGCGCAAGTCGCACTGCTGGAGCATTTGCGGAGAAGGGCAGTAAGCAAGAGGCAGTAA
- a CDS encoding DNA protection protein DPS (play a key role in DNA protection against oxidative stress by oxidizing Fe(II) to Fe(III); induced by iron depletion and hydrogen peroxide): MAKGAVVKHGDVSARVGVEVIRARGVDVDKLIKMLIANAAAEFASTYYYYTILRMHLAGYEDYKEICEDARLEDRAHWELIVPRIYELGGELPNDLPAFHDQAGCEAAKLPNPPTVVNILTLLLESERCAIRSWSEICDMTFGKDPRTYDMAARILNEEVEHEAWFIELLAHERDGKSIPSGHFRRGTPGDAPYSKNRGFYNP, translated from the coding sequence ATGGCTAAAGGCGCAGTCGTCAAACACGGCGATGTTTCCGCGCGCGTCGGCGTGGAGGTAATACGCGCACGCGGTGTCGATGTCGATAAACTGATCAAGATGCTGATCGCGAATGCAGCCGCAGAGTTCGCCAGCACCTATTACTACTACACAATTCTGCGTATGCACCTGGCCGGGTACGAAGACTACAAAGAAATTTGCGAGGATGCCCGCCTGGAAGATCGCGCCCACTGGGAACTGATCGTCCCGCGCATTTACGAACTCGGCGGCGAATTGCCCAACGATCTGCCCGCATTCCACGACCAGGCAGGATGCGAGGCGGCAAAGCTGCCCAATCCGCCCACGGTAGTAAACATTCTCACGTTGTTACTCGAATCGGAACGTTGCGCAATCCGTAGCTGGAGCGAAATCTGCGATATGACCTTCGGCAAAGACCCGCGCACATACGATATGGCGGCCCGGATCCTCAATGAAGAAGTCGAGCACGAGGCTTGGTTTATCGAGCTGCTGGCGCACGAACGCGACGGGAAGTCGATTCCATCAGGACACTTCCGTCGCGGCACGCCCGGCGACGCTCCGTATAGCAAGAATCGTGGATTTTACAATCCATAA